Proteins encoded in a region of the Candidatus Omnitrophota bacterium genome:
- a CDS encoding type II toxin-antitoxin system ParD family antitoxin, translated as MHVSLTERLQEFVKEKVESGLYNNSSEVIREALRLMEQEDQLRKIKLDRLRDAIRLGDDQLARGEYSPRTIDDIIADNEAAVRKTRRSCRDTNS; from the coding sequence ATGCATGTTTCTCTAACAGAACGCCTTCAGGAGTTTGTAAAAGAGAAGGTCGAAAGCGGCCTTTACAATAATTCCAGCGAGGTGATTCGAGAAGCGCTTCGTCTTATGGAGCAAGAAGACCAACTTCGCAAAATCAAACTCGACCGGCTGAGAGACGCCATCCGTCTGGGAGACGATCAGTTAGCCCGCGGAGAGTACAGCCCCCGCACAATCGACGATATTATCGCGGACAACGAAGCCGCCGTTAGAAAGACCCGCCGATCATGCCGCGATACAAACTCCTAA